The Acidobacteriota bacterium genome includes a window with the following:
- a CDS encoding HypC/HybG/HupF family hydrogenase formation chaperone, with amino-acid sequence MCLSVPGQIVSIVGEDVLRSGKVNFGGIVKQVNLSYVPEAAVGDYVIVHVGFAISKVDEAEAQQVFRYLKSIGELEELEMEAADEIH; translated from the coding sequence ATGTGTCTATCCGTGCCCGGTCAAATTGTCAGCATTGTCGGTGAAGACGTGCTGCGCAGCGGCAAAGTCAATTTCGGCGGCATCGTCAAACAGGTCAATCTGAGTTACGTGCCCGAAGCCGCCGTCGGCGATTACGTCATCGTGCACGTCGGCTTCGCCATCAGCAAAGTAGACGAAGCGGAGGCGCAACAGGTCTTCCGCTATCTGAAATCCATCGGCGAATTGGAAGAGTTGGAGATGGAGGCCGCCGATGAAATTCATTGA
- the hypE gene encoding hydrogenase expression/formation protein HypE — protein sequence MSFAEDFALTCPLPIQQYPQVLLAHGGGGKLMHQLLENVIVPAFANPLLGARHDGATLDIGGARLAFTTDSYVVRPLFFPGGDIGTLAINGTVNDLAMCGARPLYLSCGFILEEGLPMETLWRVVQSMRQAANAAGVQLVTGDTKVVDKGKGDGIFINTAGVGVVEHALQIEPRRVQAGDAILLNGDLGRHGIAIMAQREGLEFESEIASDCAPLHGEVQALLNAGIEVHCLRDLTRGGLASALVEIAETAQRQINLEERALTVREDVRGACEILGLDPLYLANEGRFIAFVPFEQAEQALDVLPAGARLIGQVSESAQPLVTLKSRIGATRIVDMFSGEQLPRIC from the coding sequence ATGAGTTTTGCAGAAGATTTCGCGCTCACCTGCCCACTGCCGATTCAGCAATACCCACAAGTGTTGTTGGCACACGGCGGCGGCGGCAAGCTCATGCATCAACTGCTTGAGAATGTCATTGTGCCGGCATTCGCCAATCCTTTGCTCGGCGCGCGGCACGATGGCGCGACGCTCGACATCGGTGGCGCGCGGCTGGCGTTCACGACTGATTCGTATGTCGTGCGCCCTTTGTTTTTTCCTGGCGGAGACATCGGCACGCTGGCGATAAACGGCACGGTCAACGATCTGGCGATGTGCGGCGCGCGTCCGTTGTATCTGAGTTGTGGCTTCATCCTGGAAGAAGGCTTGCCGATGGAGACGCTCTGGCGCGTCGTGCAATCCATGCGGCAAGCGGCGAACGCGGCGGGCGTGCAACTGGTGACTGGCGACACCAAGGTCGTAGACAAAGGCAAAGGCGACGGCATCTTCATCAACACGGCGGGTGTGGGCGTCGTTGAACACGCCCTGCAAATCGAACCGCGCCGCGTGCAAGCGGGCGATGCCATCCTGCTCAACGGCGATCTGGGCCGCCACGGCATTGCGATCATGGCGCAACGCGAAGGCTTGGAATTTGAAAGCGAGATCGCCAGCGATTGCGCGCCGCTTCATGGCGAGGTGCAGGCGTTGTTGAACGCGGGCATCGAAGTGCACTGCCTGCGCGATCTGACGCGCGGCGGATTGGCGAGCGCGCTGGTCGAAATCGCCGAAACGGCACAGCGTCAAATCAATCTCGAAGAGCGCGCTTTGACTGTGCGCGAAGACGTGCGCGGCGCGTGTGAGATTCTAGGGCTTGATCCGCTCTATCTGGCGAACGAGGGCCGCTTCATCGCCTTTGTGCCGTTTGAACAGGCTGAACAGGCGTTAGATGTGTTGCCGGCTGGTGCGCGATTGATCGGGCAAGTTAGTGAATCGGCGCAACCGTTGGTCACGCTCAAAAGCCGCATCGGCGCCACGCGCATCGTAGACATGTTCAGCGGCGAACAATTGCCGCGCATTTGCTGA
- the hypD gene encoding hydrogenase formation protein HypD has protein sequence MKFIDEYRDPELAQEYAQAIARLTTRPWTLMEICGGQTHAIVKYGLDELLPREITLVHGPGCPVCVTPVELIDQALAIAARPEVIFCSFGDMLRVPGTARDLFMVKASGGDVRIVYSPLDCLKLAQANPDKQVVFFAVGFETTAPANAMAVYQAAQQGIENFSVLVSHVLVPPAMEALLSSPACRVQGFLAAGHVCTVMGYSEYEPLAVHYNVPIVVTGFEPLDILQGVLMCVRQLEEGRAAVENQYARSVRRDGNVPAQQIIQEVFRIVPRKWRGIGEIPQSGLGLTERYAAFDAGVRFGVADYTAAEDSECISGLVLQGIQKPHECPAFGARCTPERPLGAPMVSNEGACAAYYRYRRLQAAVGAQAR, from the coding sequence ATGAAATTCATTGACGAATACCGCGACCCGGAATTGGCGCAGGAATACGCGCAAGCCATCGCGCGCCTCACGACGCGCCCGTGGACGCTGATGGAAATCTGCGGCGGCCAAACGCACGCCATCGTCAAATACGGTCTTGACGAATTGCTGCCGCGCGAAATCACGCTCGTCCACGGCCCCGGCTGCCCGGTGTGCGTCACGCCGGTCGAACTGATTGATCAAGCACTGGCGATTGCCGCGCGCCCCGAAGTCATCTTCTGTTCGTTCGGCGACATGCTGCGCGTGCCGGGCACCGCGCGCGATTTGTTTATGGTCAAAGCCAGCGGCGGCGACGTGCGCATCGTTTATTCGCCACTTGATTGTTTGAAACTCGCCCAAGCCAACCCTGACAAGCAAGTCGTCTTTTTTGCCGTGGGCTTTGAAACGACCGCGCCCGCCAATGCGATGGCCGTGTATCAAGCCGCGCAGCAAGGCATCGAAAACTTTTCGGTGCTCGTCTCGCACGTGCTGGTGCCGCCTGCGATGGAGGCGTTGCTGTCATCGCCGGCGTGCCGCGTGCAAGGCTTCCTCGCCGCCGGACACGTGTGCACGGTGATGGGTTACAGCGAATACGAACCGCTAGCGGTGCACTACAACGTGCCGATTGTCGTGACGGGCTTTGAGCCGCTGGACATTTTGCAAGGCGTGCTGATGTGCGTGCGGCAATTGGAAGAAGGCCGTGCCGCGGTCGAGAACCAATACGCGCGTTCGGTGCGGCGCGACGGCAATGTGCCCGCGCAACAAATCATTCAGGAAGTCTTCCGCATCGTCCCGCGCAAGTGGCGCGGCATCGGCGAGATTCCGCAAAGCGGGTTGGGCTTGACGGAGCGTTACGCGGCCTTTGACGCGGGCGTGCGCTTTGGCGTCGCTGATTACACGGCGGCAGAGGATTCCGAATGCATCAGCGGGCTGGTGCTGCAAGGCATTCAGAAACCCCACGAATGTCCAGCCTTCGGTGCGCGCTGCACGCCCGAAAGGCCGTTGGGCGCGCCGATGGTTTCCAACGAAGGCGCGTGCGCGGCCTATTACCGCTATCGCCGGTTGCAGGCCGCCGTGGGCGCACAAGCAAGATAG
- a CDS encoding amidohydrolase yields MTTIKKPGKKTTPFGALETLDAHAHFFSQRFLETLISQSPALRSEPDPLARAAALTGWALPPADPAALATIWKDELDRHEIAAALLMASVPGDEESIAAAVAAYPDRIFGGFFLNPTQPDVEARVRRALDELKLRVVCLFPAMFHFSMAENEGARAAVALVSERPGTAVFVHCGALSVGARKKLGLPSRFDLRYSNPLDVYKLAAEFPAAKFIIPHFGGGMLREALLLADLCPNVYLDTSSSNKWMPYEGLDLVTVFRRALAVVGHERLLFGSDSSFFPRGWVSAVFYGQVNALLELGVSEEQAQAIFGGNLRRLLQA; encoded by the coding sequence ATGACAACTATCAAAAAACCGGGCAAAAAGACCACGCCGTTTGGCGCGCTCGAAACACTGGACGCGCATGCGCATTTCTTTTCGCAACGCTTTCTCGAAACGTTAATCAGCCAATCCCCTGCTTTGCGCAGCGAACCTGACCCGCTGGCGCGCGCCGCCGCGTTGACCGGTTGGGCGCTGCCGCCCGCTGATCCCGCCGCATTGGCGACGATCTGGAAAGACGAACTCGACCGGCACGAAATCGCCGCCGCGCTGTTGATGGCAAGTGTGCCCGGCGATGAGGAATCCATCGCCGCCGCCGTGGCCGCTTATCCCGACCGCATCTTTGGCGGCTTCTTTCTCAATCCAACCCAACCCGATGTTGAAGCGCGCGTGCGCCGGGCGCTGGATGAATTGAAGCTGCGCGTCGTGTGCCTGTTCCCGGCGATGTTCCATTTCTCGATGGCTGAGAACGAAGGCGCGCGGGCGGCGGTCGCGTTGGTCAGCGAACGTCCGGGCACGGCGGTGTTTGTGCATTGCGGCGCGCTGTCTGTCGGCGCACGCAAGAAACTGGGACTGCCCAGCCGTTTTGATCTGCGGTACTCGAATCCGCTGGATGTGTACAAACTGGCGGCGGAATTCCCGGCGGCCAAATTCATCATTCCGCATTTCGGCGGCGGGATGTTGCGCGAGGCGCTGCTGCTGGCCGATCTGTGCCCGAACGTGTATCTGGACACCTCAAGCAGCAACAAGTGGATGCCATACGAAGGGCTGGATTTGGTGACAGTCTTCAGACGCGCGCTGGCTGTGGTGGGGCACGAACGTTTGCTGTTCGGTTCAGACTCATCGTTCTTCCCGCGCGGCTGGGTGAGCGCGGTGTTTTACGGGCAGGTCAATGCCCTGTTGGAACTGGGCGTGAGCGAAGAACAGGCGCAGGCGATTTTCGGCGGTAATTTGCGGCGCTTGTTACAAGCGTAG
- a CDS encoding cysteine synthase family protein translates to MTPTTLTNASLIPAAIATRFRNLKPLIGNTPLLAVHFRLRGQPRVLYAKAENLNLTGSIKDRMAFHILRRAYLEARIHPGDTIAEATSGNTGISFAAIGRALGHQVVIFMPDWMSEERVKLIRAFGAQIVPVSREQGGFLGSINKTEELAEQRDNVFLPCQFSNEANVEAHRQMTGPEIWQQLRQHGLTPAAFVAGVGTGGTIMGAGRYLRSQCPTLKLHPVEPAESPTLTTGHKVGHHRIQGISDEFIPAIVELDQLDDVLAVPDGDAILMAQKLAAQLGLGVGISSGANFIAALLAQERLGADAVVATVFADSNKKYLSTDLLRAEPVRDGYLAPDIELSYYEAFNRVCLTCLEDNESAFQSAALYSRLPAC, encoded by the coding sequence ATGACGCCAACTACGCTCACCAATGCTTCACTAATACCAGCGGCAATTGCAACCCGCTTTCGCAACTTGAAACCATTGATTGGCAACACGCCGCTGCTGGCCGTGCACTTTCGCTTGCGCGGGCAGCCGCGCGTGCTTTATGCCAAAGCCGAAAATCTGAATCTGACCGGCAGCATCAAAGACCGCATGGCCTTTCACATTTTGCGCCGCGCTTATCTGGAAGCGCGCATTCACCCCGGCGATACGATTGCCGAAGCGACCAGCGGGAACACGGGCATTTCGTTTGCCGCCATCGGGCGCGCGCTCGGTCATCAGGTCGTAATTTTCATGCCCGATTGGATGAGCGAAGAGCGCGTCAAACTCATCCGCGCCTTTGGCGCGCAAATCGTGCCGGTCAGCCGCGAACAAGGCGGCTTCCTCGGCAGCATCAACAAGACCGAAGAGTTGGCCGAACAACGCGACAACGTTTTCCTGCCCTGCCAGTTTTCCAACGAAGCCAATGTCGAAGCGCACCGGCAAATGACCGGCCCTGAAATCTGGCAGCAATTGCGCCAGCACGGTCTCACGCCCGCTGCCTTTGTCGCGGGCGTGGGCACGGGCGGCACGATCATGGGCGCGGGCCGTTATTTGCGCAGCCAATGTCCCACGCTCAAGTTGCATCCGGTCGAACCGGCGGAATCGCCGACGCTGACGACCGGTCACAAAGTCGGCCACCATCGCATTCAAGGCATCTCTGACGAATTCATTCCGGCCATTGTCGAACTCGATCAGCTTGATGACGTGCTGGCCGTGCCGGATGGCGATGCGATTCTGATGGCGCAAAAGCTGGCCGCGCAACTGGGCCTGGGCGTAGGCATTTCCTCCGGCGCGAATTTCATCGCCGCGTTGCTGGCGCAGGAGCGGCTGGGCGCGGATGCCGTCGTCGCCACGGTGTTTGCCGACAGCAACAAAAAGTATCTGAGCACTGATTTGTTGCGCGCTGAGCCGGTCAGAGATGGCTATCTCGCGCCCGACATTGAGTTGTCATATTACGAAGCGTTCAACCGCGTTTGTCTGACGTGTTTGGAAGACAACGAGAGTGCGTTTCAATCGGCGGCGTTGTACAGCAGGCTGCCAGCCTGCTGA
- a CDS encoding NAD-dependent malic enzyme — protein sequence MSLTTDGTVETNATETLGVFIAGHELLENPVLNKGSAFSEVERRAFGLLGLLPFHPSTIEEQLARTYENYRRKETDLERYIFLVSLQDRNETLFYRLLQEHITEMMPIIYTPTVGLGCQRYSHVFRRPRGLYISYLQQGEIDLILENAPADDLAVIVVTDGERILGLGDLGVGGMGIPVGKLSLYTLCAGIHPARTLPILLDVGTNNQELLNDPLYLGWRHERLRGPQYDDFVEAFVQGVLRKFPNVLLQWEDFSKHNAPRLLERYRDRLCTFNDDIQGTGAVTLAGLLAATKMLNTKLGEQRIVILGAGSSAIGISDQIVAAMLSEGLSLAQARARIWLLDSQGLVHTGRTDLEREPQKQKYAQASEQLSEWKLVTPEHITLEDVVKHVHPSVLIGTSAQPGAFTEAVVRELAEHVARPIIFPLSNPTSKSEAVPSDLLAWTNGRALIATGSPFKEVVYQGQSFRFGQCNNAFIFPGVGLGVIASGARRVTDAMFVAAARVLSTFSPALHDPTAPLYPPLENVREVSRRVALAVGREAQRAGLAAETTLAELERRIAVRMWQPQYVQYQRQVA from the coding sequence ATGTCTTTGACCACTGACGGGACAGTTGAAACAAACGCCACGGAAACACTCGGCGTGTTCATCGCCGGGCATGAACTGCTTGAGAATCCGGTGCTCAATAAAGGCAGCGCTTTCTCTGAGGTCGAGCGCCGCGCATTCGGGTTGCTCGGCTTGCTGCCATTTCACCCTTCTACCATCGAAGAGCAACTGGCCCGCACTTATGAGAACTATCGGCGCAAGGAAACAGACCTGGAGCGTTACATCTTTCTCGTCTCTTTGCAGGATCGCAACGAAACGCTCTTCTACCGTTTGTTGCAGGAACACATCACCGAGATGATGCCGATCATCTATACGCCGACGGTCGGGCTGGGCTGCCAACGGTACAGCCATGTTTTCCGCCGTCCGCGTGGGCTTTACATCTCTTATCTCCAGCAAGGCGAGATTGACCTGATCCTGGAGAACGCGCCGGCAGATGACCTCGCCGTGATCGTGGTGACTGACGGCGAACGCATTCTCGGTCTGGGCGATTTGGGCGTCGGCGGGATGGGCATTCCGGTGGGCAAACTCTCGCTTTACACGCTGTGCGCGGGGATTCATCCGGCCCGGACGCTGCCCATCCTGCTCGACGTGGGCACGAACAATCAGGAACTGCTCAACGACCCGCTCTATCTCGGCTGGCGGCACGAACGCTTGCGCGGGCCGCAATACGACGACTTCGTCGAAGCCTTTGTGCAAGGCGTGCTGCGCAAATTCCCGAACGTGCTCTTGCAGTGGGAGGATTTTTCCAAACACAACGCGCCGCGTTTGTTGGAACGCTATCGCGACCGCTTGTGCACCTTCAATGATGACATTCAGGGAACGGGCGCGGTGACCTTGGCAGGGTTGTTAGCCGCAACAAAGATGCTCAACACAAAACTCGGCGAACAGCGAATCGTTATTCTGGGCGCCGGATCATCCGCCATCGGCATCAGCGACCAAATCGTGGCGGCGATGCTGAGCGAAGGACTCTCACTGGCGCAGGCGCGCGCAAGAATCTGGTTGCTGGATAGTCAGGGCTTGGTGCACACCGGGCGCACCGACTTGGAACGCGAACCGCAAAAGCAGAAATACGCGCAGGCGAGCGAACAACTCAGCGAATGGAAACTGGTGACGCCCGAACACATCACGCTTGAGGATGTGGTCAAGCACGTTCATCCCAGCGTCCTCATCGGGACTTCCGCGCAGCCCGGCGCCTTTACCGAAGCGGTCGTGCGCGAGCTGGCGGAACACGTCGCGCGCCCGATCATCTTCCCGCTTTCCAATCCGACCTCGAAGTCAGAAGCCGTGCCGAGCGACTTGCTGGCATGGACGAACGGGCGCGCACTCATCGCCACGGGCAGCCCGTTCAAAGAGGTGGTTTATCAAGGCCAGTCGTTCCGGTTCGGCCAGTGCAATAACGCGTTTATTTTCCCTGGCGTCGGATTGGGCGTGATCGCTTCAGGCGCACGCCGCGTGACCGATGCAATGTTCGTCGCCGCCGCGCGTGTGTTGAGCACGTTCTCGCCCGCGTTGCACGACCCGACCGCGCCGCTCTATCCGCCGTTGGAGAACGTGCGCGAAGTCTCGCGCCGCGTGGCGCTGGCCGTTGGACGCGAGGCGCAACGCGCGGGACTGGCGGCGGAAACTACGCTGGCAGAACTCGAACGGCGGATTGCGGTGCGGATGTGGCAGCCGCAATACGTGCAGTATCAACGCCAGGTCGCTTGA
- a CDS encoding formate--tetrahydrofolate ligase: MAAPMLPIREIVEKLQLSDEHLVYYGEHTAKLKLALLTDETRPSRGKLVMVTAMTPTSHGEGKTVVSIGLSQALARHGKQAIATLREPSLGPVFGLKGGATGGGQSQVLPAERINLHFTGDFHAITSAHNLLAAAIDTHLHFGNELRFDVDNIFWPRAMDMNDRALRHIIVGLGGKLNGVPRETGFVITAASEIMAIMGLAKSRADLRQRLDNIVVGLSLDGQPIRAGDLKVTGALLVLLNDAILPNLAQTTEHVPALVHTGPFANIAHGTSSAISQRMGMKLAEYVVNESGFGADLGAEKYFDIAMPNSGLKPSVAVLIATVRALAAHGSAPGVKDDFSCEAIERGLPNLAKHLENLRKYNVPVVIAINRFTTDTPEQLAVVQAFCRAQQVESAIVNVFAEGGAGTMELAEKVIAIAEHSHPEEVCSLYKATLSLEEKVERVAKEIYGAGTVYFEAEARKKLKKFTDLGYGQLPVCMAKTQSSITDNPKLLGAPTGWPLTVSDANLAAGAGFVVVVAGSMMLMPGLPRVPQAARMDVDEAGHITGVS, translated from the coding sequence ATGGCTGCACCAATGTTACCCATCCGCGAGATCGTGGAAAAACTGCAATTATCCGATGAGCATCTCGTTTATTACGGCGAACACACCGCCAAGCTCAAACTCGCTTTGTTGACTGATGAAACGCGGCCCAGCCGTGGCAAGCTGGTGATGGTCACGGCGATGACGCCGACCAGTCATGGCGAAGGCAAGACCGTCGTTTCCATCGGCCTTTCGCAAGCCCTCGCCCGCCACGGCAAACAAGCGATTGCGACGCTGCGCGAACCTTCGCTTGGCCCGGTCTTCGGTTTGAAAGGCGGCGCGACCGGCGGCGGCCAATCGCAGGTTTTGCCTGCCGAACGCATCAATCTGCATTTCACCGGCGACTTTCACGCGATCACCTCGGCGCACAATTTACTGGCCGCCGCGATTGATACGCATCTGCATTTCGGCAATGAATTGCGTTTTGATGTGGACAACATCTTCTGGCCGCGCGCGATGGATATGAATGACCGCGCGTTGCGCCATATCATCGTCGGCCTGGGCGGCAAGCTGAACGGCGTGCCGCGCGAGACGGGCTTCGTCATCACGGCGGCGTCAGAAATCATGGCGATTATGGGTCTGGCGAAGTCGCGCGCTGATTTGCGGCAGCGTTTAGACAACATCGTCGTCGGTTTGAGTCTGGATGGTCAGCCGATTCGCGCGGGCGATTTGAAAGTCACGGGCGCGCTGCTTGTCTTGCTCAACGACGCGATTCTGCCGAACCTGGCGCAAACGACCGAACACGTGCCCGCGCTGGTGCACACAGGCCCGTTTGCCAACATCGCGCACGGCACCAGCAGCGCCATCTCGCAACGGATGGGCATGAAGCTGGCTGAGTACGTCGTCAACGAATCCGGCTTTGGCGCTGACCTGGGCGCGGAGAAGTACTTCGACATCGCCATGCCGAATTCGGGTTTGAAACCTTCGGTGGCCGTCTTGATCGCGACGGTCAGGGCATTGGCGGCGCACGGTTCCGCGCCCGGCGTCAAAGATGATTTCAGTTGTGAAGCCATCGAACGCGGTTTGCCCAATCTGGCGAAACACCTTGAAAACCTGCGTAAATATAATGTGCCAGTGGTCATCGCCATCAACCGCTTCACCACCGATACGCCTGAGCAATTGGCCGTCGTGCAAGCGTTCTGCCGCGCGCAGCAGGTCGAAAGCGCCATCGTGAATGTCTTTGCTGAAGGCGGCGCGGGCACAATGGAATTGGCCGAAAAGGTCATTGCCATTGCTGAGCACAGTCATCCCGAGGAAGTTTGTTCGCTCTACAAGGCTACACTCAGTCTCGAAGAGAAAGTCGAGCGTGTCGCCAAAGAAATCTACGGCGCGGGGACGGTTTACTTCGAAGCCGAAGCGCGCAAGAAGCTCAAGAAGTTTACTGACCTGGGTTACGGTCAACTGCCGGTGTGTATGGCGAAAACACAATCCTCGATCACAGACAATCCTAAATTGTTGGGCGCGCCCACCGGCTGGCCGTTAACGGTGAGCGACGCCAATCTGGCGGCGGGCGCGGGTTTCGTGGTGGTGGTGGCCGGTTCGATGATGTTGATGCCGGGCTTGCCGCGCGTGCCGCAAGCTGCACGGATGGATGTGGATGAAGCGGGCCACATCACAGGTGTAAGCTGA
- a CDS encoding ATP-grasp domain-containing protein, whose product MLQQQPTIVCVASYFKGADFLRECRRQGWRVVLLTREKLHAAAWPFDSLDELLTLPDHAEMEAYLHAASDFARTHQIQRLVALEEADVITAARIREFLCLPGMDATTALNFRDKLAMRVRGRESGLTQPAFVHLLNDREVGEFMERVPPPWVVKPRADASAIGITRLHSAEEVWHVKAALDARAELRERSAYYLLESSIAGAVYHVDALTVAGKVVFAGVNRYGRPPLEIVQHGGVATSFTVPYDAAERAALLRLNETLLLQFGLRNGASHAEFIQSTADGQFYFLEVAARVGGAYTTETHEAATGFNLWREWARCATATDAQPYQLPPLQQNYSGLLVTLARQEWPDTSAYDDPEIVYRVAKPWHAGLIVQAPQSARVQEFLARYELRFQHDFTATAPQPERPE is encoded by the coding sequence ATTCTCCAGCAACAACCCACGATCGTTTGCGTCGCCAGCTATTTCAAAGGCGCGGATTTCCTGCGCGAATGCCGGCGGCAAGGTTGGCGCGTGGTGTTGCTGACGCGCGAGAAGTTGCATGCTGCGGCTTGGCCTTTTGACAGCCTTGACGAATTGCTGACCCTGCCCGACCACGCCGAGATGGAAGCGTATTTGCACGCCGCCAGCGATTTCGCCCGTACCCACCAAATTCAACGCCTTGTCGCGTTGGAAGAAGCGGATGTCATCACGGCAGCACGCATCCGTGAATTTCTGTGCTTGCCGGGCATGGACGCCACGACGGCACTGAACTTCCGCGACAAACTGGCGATGCGTGTGCGCGGCAGGGAAAGCGGTCTGACGCAACCGGCGTTTGTCCATCTGCTCAATGACCGGGAGGTCGGCGAATTTATGGAGCGCGTGCCGCCGCCCTGGGTTGTCAAGCCACGCGCCGATGCTTCGGCCATCGGCATCACGCGGCTGCACAGTGCGGAGGAAGTCTGGCATGTCAAAGCGGCGCTCGACGCGCGGGCGGAACTGCGCGAACGTTCGGCGTATTACCTGCTGGAAAGCAGCATTGCGGGCGCGGTCTATCACGTTGATGCGCTGACGGTCGCCGGGAAAGTTGTTTTCGCGGGCGTGAATCGTTACGGACGCCCGCCGTTGGAAATCGTGCAACACGGCGGTGTGGCGACTTCGTTCACCGTGCCCTATGACGCTGCGGAACGCGCGGCGTTGTTGCGTTTGAATGAAACGCTGCTCTTGCAATTCGGCTTGCGCAACGGCGCTTCGCACGCCGAGTTCATCCAGAGCACGGCGGATGGTCAATTCTATTTTTTGGAAGTGGCCGCGCGCGTCGGCGGCGCTTATACCACCGAAACACACGAGGCCGCCACCGGTTTTAACCTGTGGCGTGAATGGGCGCGTTGCGCAACGGCTACGGATGCGCAGCCTTATCAATTGCCGCCGCTACAACAGAATTACAGCGGTTTGCTGGTCACACTGGCGCGGCAGGAATGGCCGGACACCAGCGCCTATGATGATCCCGAAATCGTTTATCGCGTCGCCAAACCCTGGCACGCCGGATTGATCGTGCAAGCGCCGCAATCTGCGCGCGTGCAGGAATTTTTGGCGCGTTACGAATTGCGCTTTCAACACGATTTCACGGCCACCGCGCCGCAGCCGGAAAGGCCCGAATAA